One Micromonospora sp. WMMD812 genomic window carries:
- a CDS encoding PfkB family carbohydrate kinase — protein MSGHVMVFAPTPLLTVTVDQPSGQPEIHLHPGGQGVWQARMIVSLGGEVVLCTALGGEIGQVLEPLLVSEGVDLKVVVRESGCGGYVHDRREGSRQEIVAVPGQPLGRHELDELYNLALGEGLRAPVSVLSGPNDPMLVPADLYRRFAADLGANGGRVVVDLSGDHLAAVLASGVFFLKVSHEELIRDGRAADEDEEQLTRALYDLHAAGAENVVVSRADQPALALVDGEVFEVEMPRLEAADPRGAGDSMTAGVATVLAAGGDIRTAIRTGAAAGALNVTRHGLGTGRLDSIAGLVDRVRLVPAGGRPQERTTPDELADRAAGR, from the coding sequence ATGAGCGGGCACGTGATGGTCTTCGCCCCCACGCCCCTGCTCACGGTGACGGTGGACCAGCCGAGCGGCCAACCGGAGATCCACCTGCACCCGGGCGGGCAGGGCGTCTGGCAGGCCCGGATGATCGTTTCGCTCGGTGGCGAGGTCGTGCTCTGCACGGCGCTCGGCGGCGAGATCGGCCAGGTGCTGGAGCCGCTGCTGGTCAGCGAGGGAGTGGACCTCAAGGTGGTGGTCCGCGAGTCCGGCTGCGGCGGCTACGTCCACGATCGACGCGAGGGCTCCCGGCAGGAGATCGTGGCGGTGCCGGGACAGCCGCTGGGCCGGCACGAGCTGGACGAGCTTTACAACCTGGCGCTCGGCGAGGGGTTGCGCGCGCCGGTCAGCGTGCTCAGCGGGCCGAACGACCCCATGCTCGTCCCGGCGGACCTGTACCGGCGGTTCGCCGCGGATCTCGGCGCCAACGGCGGCCGGGTGGTGGTCGACCTCTCCGGCGACCACCTCGCGGCGGTGCTGGCCAGCGGGGTCTTCTTCCTCAAGGTCAGCCACGAGGAGCTGATCCGCGACGGTCGCGCCGCCGACGAGGACGAGGAGCAGCTGACCCGGGCGCTCTACGACCTGCACGCCGCCGGCGCCGAGAACGTGGTCGTGAGCCGGGCCGACCAGCCGGCGCTCGCCCTGGTCGACGGCGAGGTGTTCGAGGTGGAGATGCCCCGCCTCGAGGCGGCCGACCCGCGGGGAGCGGGTGACTCGATGACCGCCGGCGTGGCGACCGTGCTGGCCGCCGGCGGCGACATCCGCACGGCGATCCGGACCGGCGCGGCGGCCGGAGCGTTGAACGTCACCCGGCACGGCCTCGGCACCGGGCGGCTCGACTCGATCGCCGGCCTGGTGGACCGGGTCCGGCTGGTGCCCGCCGGAGGCCGGCCGCAGGAACGCACCACGCCGGACGAGCTGGCCGACCGGGCGGCGGGACGATGA
- a CDS encoding AAA family ATPase, whose protein sequence is MTDQTTLEQEIAVEQRHLDRVYARLAELRQSAVRAERDGYRLARVGNFGALVERDAMVFHAAQRRHVLDAEHEGLVFGRLDLHDRQMLHVGRLGIRDENAASLVVDWRAPAAAAFYQATPAQPLGVVRRRMIQSSGERVTRIEDDLLDPAAAPAEMAVVGDGALLATLSKATGRGMRDIVATIQREQDEAIRSPGSGVTIVSGGPGTGKTAVALHRAAYLLYSDRSRYAGGGILVVGPSTVFVEYIASVLPSLGEDTATLHSLGTLFPGMSATRTDPPEVAAVKGSLRMRRVLERAVRDAVPDGPAELRLLYRGQLLRLDRRELDGIRDRALTRGARRNEVRRAGFDGVFAALWAQARRLGIDRLPEQRAFEDEIVDRPEFREFLKAWWPRLHPRHVLGWLARPGRLRRYAGGVLTGREVRLLEAAYRTLDTEGLTVADVALLDELDALLGKPVQPPRPKRDPFQLAGGVRELSTFGDRQRAARAAARQRPEDYREYAHVVVDEAQDVSPMQWRMIGRRGRLASWTVVGDPAQTAWTGDPAELTRARDQALGRRRRHQFTLTTNYRNSAEIFAVAAAEIRRLDPDLSLPTAVRSTGVDPVELVVPAAQLETSTVAAVTGVLGEVEGTVGVITPVPRRDEVAGWLGALGVPRLQVVTSLEAKGMEYDGVVLVAPSEIRADPGSGVRTLYVALSRATQRLTTIDPTR, encoded by the coding sequence TTGACCGACCAGACCACCCTGGAGCAGGAGATCGCCGTCGAGCAGCGGCATCTCGACCGGGTGTACGCCCGACTCGCCGAGCTGCGGCAGTCGGCGGTCCGCGCGGAGCGGGACGGTTACCGGCTGGCGCGCGTCGGCAACTTCGGTGCCCTGGTCGAGCGGGACGCGATGGTCTTCCACGCCGCGCAGCGGCGACACGTCCTAGACGCCGAGCACGAGGGGCTGGTCTTCGGCCGGCTCGACCTGCACGACCGCCAGATGCTGCACGTCGGGCGGCTCGGCATCCGGGACGAGAACGCGGCCAGCCTGGTGGTCGACTGGCGGGCGCCGGCCGCCGCCGCCTTCTACCAGGCCACCCCGGCGCAGCCGCTCGGCGTGGTGCGCCGCCGGATGATCCAGTCCAGCGGGGAACGGGTCACCCGGATCGAGGACGACCTGCTCGACCCGGCCGCCGCCCCGGCCGAGATGGCCGTGGTGGGCGACGGCGCGCTGCTCGCCACGCTCTCCAAGGCCACCGGGCGGGGCATGCGCGACATCGTCGCCACCATCCAGCGGGAGCAGGACGAGGCGATCCGCTCCCCCGGCTCGGGGGTGACGATCGTGTCCGGCGGCCCGGGCACCGGCAAGACGGCGGTCGCCCTGCACCGGGCGGCGTACCTGCTCTACTCCGACCGCAGCCGGTACGCGGGCGGCGGCATCCTGGTGGTCGGCCCGTCCACGGTCTTCGTCGAGTACATCGCCTCGGTGCTCCCCTCGCTCGGCGAGGACACCGCCACCCTGCACTCGCTCGGCACGCTCTTCCCGGGGATGTCCGCCACCCGCACCGACCCGCCCGAGGTGGCCGCGGTGAAGGGCTCGCTGCGGATGCGCCGGGTGCTGGAGCGGGCGGTCCGTGACGCGGTGCCGGACGGCCCGGCCGAGCTTCGGCTGCTCTACCGGGGCCAACTGCTCCGGCTGGACCGCCGGGAGTTGGACGGGATCCGCGACCGGGCGCTGACCCGGGGCGCCCGGCGCAACGAGGTGCGGCGGGCCGGCTTCGACGGAGTCTTCGCGGCGCTCTGGGCGCAGGCCCGGCGCCTGGGCATCGACCGGCTGCCGGAGCAGCGCGCCTTCGAGGACGAGATCGTCGATCGGCCGGAGTTCCGGGAGTTCCTCAAGGCCTGGTGGCCCCGTCTGCACCCGCGACACGTGCTGGGCTGGCTGGCGCGCCCGGGACGGCTGCGCCGGTACGCCGGCGGTGTCCTGACCGGGCGGGAGGTGCGGCTGCTGGAGGCGGCGTACCGGACGCTGGACACCGAGGGGCTGACCGTCGCGGACGTGGCGCTCCTCGACGAACTGGACGCGCTGCTCGGCAAGCCGGTCCAGCCGCCCCGGCCGAAGCGCGACCCGTTCCAGCTCGCCGGCGGCGTACGCGAGCTGAGCACGTTCGGCGATCGGCAGCGGGCCGCGCGGGCGGCGGCGCGGCAGCGCCCGGAGGACTACCGGGAGTACGCGCACGTGGTGGTGGACGAGGCGCAGGACGTGTCGCCGATGCAGTGGCGGATGATCGGCCGGCGCGGACGGCTGGCGTCCTGGACGGTGGTGGGTGACCCGGCTCAGACCGCGTGGACGGGTGACCCGGCGGAGCTGACCCGCGCCCGGGACCAGGCCCTGGGACGCCGTCGCCGGCACCAGTTCACCCTCACCACGAACTACCGCAACTCCGCAGAGATCTTCGCGGTGGCGGCGGCCGAGATCCGCCGGCTCGACCCGGACCTCAGCCTGCCCACGGCGGTCCGCTCCACCGGGGTCGACCCGGTCGAGCTCGTCGTGCCGGCCGCGCAGCTCGAGACCAGCACGGTGGCGGCCGTGACGGGGGTGCTCGGCGAGGTGGAGGGGACGGTCGGGGTGATCACGCCGGTGCCGCGCCGCGATGAGGTGGCCGGCTGGCTCGGCGCGCTCGGCGTACCCCGCCTCCAGGTGGTGACCAGCCTGGAGGCGAAGGGTATGGAGTACGACGGGGTGGTGCTGGTCGCGCCGAGCGAGATCCGGGCCGACCCGGGATCGGGCGTCCGGACGCTGTACGTGGCGCTCTCCCGGGCGACCCAGCGGCTCACCACGATCGACCCGACCCGCTGA
- a CDS encoding carbonic anhydrase: MGSPQAPPPAPGRASSGDRPPRFAGGTPRAALAELLAGNRRFVSGQPVHGHDVTAAAASASGDQQPYAVLLGCIDSRVPLEAIFDQTFGSICVIRTGGHVLDRAVLGSIEYVVYALGVPLIMVLGHERCGAVAAAVEAVRTGQRPGGALAHLVEQITPAVTEVGAANPRVEPLAVRRHALRTVAALRAEDLLAGPVAEGRVDVVGGLYDLASGEVALLT; this comes from the coding sequence ATGGGGTCGCCGCAGGCACCGCCGCCCGCACCGGGCCGGGCGTCGTCCGGCGACCGTCCGCCGCGCTTCGCCGGTGGTACGCCCCGCGCGGCGCTGGCCGAGCTGCTCGCCGGCAACCGCCGGTTCGTGAGCGGCCAGCCGGTGCACGGTCACGACGTCACCGCCGCCGCGGCGAGCGCCTCCGGCGACCAGCAGCCGTACGCCGTGCTGCTCGGCTGCATCGACTCGCGGGTGCCGCTGGAGGCGATCTTCGACCAGACGTTCGGCTCGATCTGCGTGATCCGCACCGGCGGACACGTGCTCGACCGGGCCGTGCTCGGCTCGATCGAGTACGTCGTGTACGCGCTGGGGGTGCCCCTGATCATGGTGCTCGGGCACGAGCGGTGCGGGGCGGTGGCCGCCGCGGTCGAGGCGGTACGGACCGGGCAGCGGCCGGGCGGCGCGCTGGCCCACCTGGTCGAGCAGATCACCCCGGCGGTGACCGAGGTGGGCGCCGCCAACCCGCGGGTCGAGCCGCTCGCCGTCCGGCGGCACGCCCTGCGGACCGTGGCCGCGCTGCGCGCCGAGGACCTGCTCGCCGGCCCGGTCGCGGAGGGCCGGGTGGACGTGGTCGGCGGCCTCTACGACCTCGCCTCCGGCGAGGTCGCCCTACTCACCTGA
- a CDS encoding DUF3145 domain-containing protein produces the protein MPTRGVVYVHSTPLAVCSHVEWAIARVLAAPVNLQWTAQPVDPGARRAECGWTGRPGTGAELAAALRQWPMIRFEVTEEPSPGADGERFMHVPGRGLFRATVGAAGDIQLGEDRLRSILATARAPEAIAHALDKALGTAWDAELEPYRYAGDGAPVTLLTRVG, from the coding sequence GTGCCAACGCGTGGCGTCGTATACGTCCACTCGACCCCGCTCGCCGTGTGCTCGCACGTCGAGTGGGCGATCGCGCGCGTCCTCGCCGCGCCGGTCAACCTGCAGTGGACCGCACAGCCCGTCGACCCCGGCGCCCGCCGGGCGGAATGCGGGTGGACCGGTCGTCCGGGGACGGGCGCCGAGCTGGCTGCTGCCCTCCGGCAGTGGCCCATGATCCGTTTCGAGGTCACCGAGGAGCCGAGCCCCGGCGCGGACGGCGAGCGCTTCATGCACGTCCCGGGGCGCGGCCTGTTCCGTGCCACGGTCGGCGCGGCCGGCGACATCCAGCTCGGCGAGGACCGGTTGCGCAGCATCCTCGCGACCGCCCGCGCCCCCGAGGCGATCGCCCACGCGCTGGACAAGGCGCTCGGCACCGCCTGGGACGCCGAACTCGAGCCCTACCGGTACGCCGGGGACGGCGCTCCGGTGACTCTGCTCACTCGGGTCGGCTGA
- a CDS encoding SRPBCC family protein, whose amino-acid sequence MLRRDSFSYTVQARCRAAEAAALLGDLSRQGELHPLIVGVRELPPRPGARASYAITDRLAAGPVRFPVTYRADVLISTDDEVVTVARQWPATTVRNHTRLRAEPGGLLRIEVEITLSAPAPLFGYAFRQARAAHLALATRLGAVLDRDGGPTPAG is encoded by the coding sequence GTGCTCAGGCGCGATTCGTTCAGCTACACCGTCCAGGCCCGGTGCCGCGCGGCGGAGGCCGCCGCGCTGCTGGGCGACCTGAGCCGGCAGGGCGAGCTGCACCCGCTCATCGTCGGAGTGCGTGAGCTTCCGCCCCGGCCGGGCGCGCGAGCCAGCTACGCCATCACCGACCGGCTGGCCGCCGGCCCGGTCCGATTCCCGGTGACCTACCGGGCGGATGTGCTGATCAGCACCGACGACGAGGTCGTCACGGTGGCGCGGCAGTGGCCCGCCACGACGGTGCGCAACCACACGCGGCTGCGTGCCGAGCCGGGTGGGCTGCTCCGGATCGAGGTCGAGATCACCCTCTCCGCGCCGGCGCCCCTGTTCGGGTACGCCTTCCGGCAGGCCCGCGCCGCCCACCTGGCGCTGGCGACCCGGCTCGGCGCGGTGCTCGACCGGGACGGCGGCCCGACGCCCGCCGGCTGA
- a CDS encoding NAD(P)-binding protein — MSDHTSPADPPGQRFVVCGDGTLARRLVAELVDRYGVAVTVVLPSLTENHAPDIAEFGPETGESALRPEILVARRLTAEVLERAGARHAAAVALVGQDDVTNVDAAMMVRELDPDVRLVVRLFNPVLGEGVATMLGDCAVLSGSEIAAPAFVAATLGDEAPTYLRLGDDERLRTASRRTLDATADVVCALADTDGPEPDTLPADEASADLVLVRAYGQRRTEPPRRRPRLLRTTGLLFGRNLRLALGGTAVLFAVAAAVLAYARGVPPTDAAYLVLLTALGGADADPAASTVEKVTAVVLAIAGVALVPTVTALVVDALVHARLKVAAGGLPDPVAGHVIVVGLGNIGTRVLHELHAFGMTVVGVDRGESARGVAVARELRLPVVIGDATSAETLRAASVQTSRALVVLTSDDVTNLETALLGRSAHQEAGRTDGKLRVVLRLFDDGFAQRVQRTFGLTRSRSVSYLAAPAFAAAMMGREVIDTISVGRRVLLVAELPVGAGSDIEGRYCPDVSVPGEVRVIAMRTGRAGQTIWSLPERRPLVRTDTLIVVATRAGLAALLPRTVPSPDPPPMPEETPLRLLTTPARRRPDEPAPEPSA; from the coding sequence GTGTCCGACCACACCAGCCCGGCCGACCCACCCGGCCAGCGGTTCGTGGTCTGCGGCGACGGCACCCTCGCCCGCCGCCTAGTCGCCGAGCTGGTCGACCGCTACGGCGTCGCGGTCACGGTGGTGCTGCCGTCGCTGACCGAGAACCACGCTCCGGACATCGCGGAGTTCGGGCCGGAGACCGGAGAGTCGGCGCTGCGGCCGGAGATCCTGGTGGCCCGCCGGCTGACCGCGGAGGTGCTGGAGCGCGCCGGGGCACGGCACGCGGCGGCGGTGGCGCTGGTCGGCCAGGACGACGTGACCAACGTGGACGCCGCGATGATGGTTCGCGAGCTGGACCCGGACGTGCGGCTCGTGGTCCGCCTGTTCAATCCGGTGCTCGGCGAGGGTGTGGCCACCATGCTCGGTGACTGCGCGGTGCTGTCCGGTTCGGAGATCGCCGCCCCGGCGTTCGTGGCCGCCACCCTCGGCGACGAGGCCCCGACCTACCTGCGGCTCGGCGACGACGAGCGGCTCCGTACGGCCAGCCGGCGAACGCTCGACGCGACCGCCGACGTCGTCTGCGCTCTCGCGGACACCGACGGCCCCGAGCCGGACACGCTGCCCGCCGACGAGGCGAGCGCCGACCTGGTCCTCGTCCGGGCGTACGGTCAGCGGCGCACCGAGCCGCCCCGCCGGCGACCACGGCTGCTGCGCACCACCGGCCTGCTCTTCGGCCGGAATCTGCGCCTGGCGCTGGGCGGGACGGCCGTGCTGTTCGCCGTCGCCGCCGCGGTGCTGGCGTACGCCCGCGGCGTGCCACCCACCGATGCGGCCTACCTCGTCCTGCTCACGGCGTTGGGCGGCGCGGACGCCGACCCGGCCGCCTCGACCGTCGAGAAGGTGACCGCGGTGGTGCTGGCGATCGCCGGCGTCGCCCTGGTGCCGACGGTCACCGCGTTGGTCGTCGACGCGCTGGTGCACGCCCGGCTGAAGGTCGCCGCCGGCGGGCTCCCCGACCCGGTCGCCGGCCACGTGATCGTGGTCGGCCTGGGCAACATCGGCACCCGCGTCCTCCACGAGCTGCACGCCTTCGGCATGACCGTGGTCGGCGTCGACCGGGGAGAGTCCGCGCGGGGTGTGGCGGTCGCCCGGGAGCTCAGGCTGCCCGTGGTCATCGGCGACGCCACGAGTGCGGAGACGCTGCGCGCCGCGTCGGTGCAGACCAGCCGGGCGCTGGTGGTGCTCACCTCGGACGACGTGACGAATCTGGAGACCGCCCTGCTGGGGCGCTCCGCGCACCAGGAGGCCGGCCGGACGGACGGGAAGCTGCGGGTCGTGCTGCGGCTCTTCGACGACGGCTTCGCCCAACGGGTGCAGCGGACCTTCGGCCTCACCCGCTCGCGCAGCGTGTCGTACCTCGCCGCGCCGGCGTTCGCCGCCGCCATGATGGGCCGCGAGGTGATCGACACCATCTCGGTCGGCCGCCGGGTGCTGCTCGTCGCCGAACTCCCGGTCGGCGCCGGCTCGGACATCGAGGGGCGGTACTGCCCCGACGTTTCCGTACCCGGCGAGGTGCGGGTGATCGCGATGCGCACCGGTCGGGCCGGTCAGACCATCTGGTCCCTGCCGGAGCGTCGCCCGCTGGTCCGGACCGACACGCTGATCGTGGTGGCGACCCGGGCCGGGCTCGCCGCGCTGCTGCCCCGGACCGTGCCCAGCCCGGACCCACCACCCATGCCGGAGGAGACGCCGTTGCGGCTGCTCACCACGCCCGCGCGCCGCCGGCCCGACGAGCCGGCGCCGGAGCCCTCGGCCTGA
- a CDS encoding cation diffusion facilitator family transporter — MGAGHDHHGSVANAAQHHRGRLWAAFALLSSLMAVEAVAAFRTGSLALLSDAGHMFTDVLGIGMALAAITATRHANRDPQRTFGLYRLEVLAALANAVLLSGVAVYVVVEAVGRFGDPPEVLAGPMLAVAVLGLLANLVAFALLRPGAGESINLQGAYLEVLGDLLGSLGVIGAAALIAVTDWWWADPLVAVAIGVFILPRTWRLGRAAVRILVQAAPKHLQVTAVHDRLAAVPGVAGVHDLHVWTLTSGMDVASAHLTMAPEADVGAVLTAARAALHEDFHIDHATLQIEPGATPGACGPVEW; from the coding sequence GTGGGCGCAGGTCATGACCACCACGGGTCGGTGGCGAACGCCGCACAGCACCACCGTGGCCGGCTCTGGGCAGCATTCGCCCTGTTGAGCAGCCTGATGGCGGTCGAGGCGGTGGCCGCGTTCCGCACCGGGTCGCTGGCCCTGCTCTCCGACGCCGGGCACATGTTCACCGACGTGCTCGGCATCGGCATGGCCCTCGCCGCGATCACCGCCACCCGGCACGCCAACCGGGACCCGCAGCGCACCTTCGGCCTCTACCGGCTCGAGGTGCTGGCCGCGCTGGCCAACGCCGTCCTGCTCTCCGGCGTCGCGGTCTACGTGGTGGTCGAGGCGGTCGGCCGGTTCGGCGACCCGCCGGAGGTGCTCGCCGGTCCGATGCTGGCGGTCGCCGTGCTGGGCCTGCTGGCCAACCTGGTCGCGTTCGCGCTGCTGCGCCCGGGAGCCGGGGAGAGCATCAACCTGCAGGGGGCCTACCTCGAGGTGCTCGGCGACCTGCTCGGCTCGCTCGGCGTGATCGGCGCGGCGGCGCTCATCGCGGTGACCGACTGGTGGTGGGCCGACCCGCTGGTCGCGGTGGCCATCGGCGTGTTCATCCTGCCCCGCACCTGGCGGCTCGGGCGCGCCGCGGTCCGCATCCTGGTCCAGGCGGCCCCGAAGCACCTCCAGGTGACCGCGGTACACGACCGGCTGGCCGCCGTACCGGGCGTGGCCGGCGTCCACGACCTGCACGTCTGGACGCTCACCTCGGGCATGGACGTGGCCTCCGCGCACCTCACCATGGCGCCCGAGGCCGACGTCGGCGCGGTGCTCACCGCCGCGCGGGCCGCGCTGCACGAGGACTTCCACATCGACCACGCCACGCTGCAGATCGAGCCCGGAGCGACGCCTGGGGCCTGCGGGCCGGTTGAGTGGTAA
- a CDS encoding alpha/beta hydrolase, with product MPEQSEVRLPDGVRLHVEATGPADAEVTAILLHGWTLDARSWHRQLSALREAVGAGVRLVAYDARGHGRSSCMPLRTATLAQLGDDLAAVVDALAPNGRVVLVGHSMGGMTIMEYAHRHPDHFAARTAGLAFVSTTAEGHTHTVYGLSPRIARLIRLAETTGAGVLARCGAWRPPLALLRALRPSIRWLLFGDHCDPTDIRLVTSAVAHASLRSIGGFRASIGAQHRLETLAALAHLPAAALVGDRDRLTPPPCAQSIAAALPATELTVCPGAGHMLMMERPDEVNAALLGVLRQVLGRRPAPAVGRPAARVDRPGPVAPPSAPVAGA from the coding sequence ATGCCGGAGCAGTCGGAGGTCCGCCTCCCCGACGGCGTACGCCTGCACGTCGAGGCGACCGGGCCGGCGGACGCCGAGGTGACCGCCATCCTGCTGCACGGCTGGACGCTGGACGCGCGCAGCTGGCACCGGCAGCTCTCCGCGCTGCGTGAGGCGGTCGGCGCGGGCGTACGCCTGGTGGCCTACGACGCCCGCGGCCACGGCCGGTCGAGCTGCATGCCGCTGCGGACGGCGACCCTGGCCCAGCTGGGCGACGACCTCGCCGCGGTGGTGGACGCGCTCGCCCCGAACGGCCGGGTGGTCCTGGTCGGCCACTCCATGGGCGGCATGACGATCATGGAGTACGCCCACCGGCACCCCGACCACTTCGCCGCCCGGACGGCCGGCCTGGCGTTCGTCTCGACCACCGCCGAGGGGCACACCCACACCGTCTACGGGCTCTCGCCACGGATCGCCCGGCTGATCCGGCTCGCCGAGACCACCGGCGCCGGCGTGCTGGCCCGCTGTGGCGCGTGGCGGCCGCCGCTGGCCTTGCTGCGCGCGCTGCGCCCGAGCATCCGGTGGCTGCTCTTCGGCGACCACTGCGATCCCACCGACATCCGCCTGGTGACCTCGGCGGTCGCCCACGCCTCGCTCCGCTCCATCGGCGGTTTCCGCGCCTCGATCGGCGCGCAGCACCGGCTGGAGACCCTGGCGGCGCTGGCCCACCTGCCGGCCGCCGCACTGGTCGGCGACCGGGACCGGCTCACCCCACCGCCGTGCGCGCAGTCGATCGCCGCGGCGCTGCCCGCGACCGAGCTCACCGTCTGTCCCGGCGCCGGGCACATGCTCATGATGGAGCGGCCCGACGAGGTGAACGCCGCCCTGCTCGGGGTGCTCCGGCAGGTGCTGGGCCGCCGTCCCGCACCAGCGGTCGGCCGGCCGGCGGCGCGGGTGGACCGGCCCGGCCCGGTCGCGCCGCCGTCCGCGCCGGTGGCCGGGGCCTGA
- a CDS encoding glycoside hydrolase family 3 protein, with translation MGGVPIRPRRAGVAVAALTALLVSGCSTGPGRAGPAPSAPTSAPVATPTTTPGADPAARAAALVGTLGDEDLVGQVLMPYAYGSAATKVSPGSAAGNQALAGVNTPAEMIAKYRLGGLILVGFSADDPTKGNQETTNVDNPKQVRELTTGLREAAGRLSTGAAPFLIGTDQEYGVVTRISDGVTVLPSSLAAGAAGDPALTEAAWRAAGAELAAMGINLDFAPVADVLATRSTVIGSRSFGGDPKRVSAQVGGAVRGLQAAGVAATLKHFPGHGHSAADSHQELPVITQSRAALEAGAWPSFKAGIDTGTMAVMSAHLDVRAIDPGTPATFSHKLLTDVLRNQLGFQGVVITDGMNMAPAKRWSPGEAAVRALNAGNDLILMTPNVGQAYDGLLAALRDGSLPRARLVDAVTRVLTMKFRLAGQPAPAMSTLDDPAHRAAAQALAGAAVTVLRGSCGAPVRGPVTVTSSGGRDRTRALLTEALKAAGVPVAPSGGTVVHLVGYGDGAGDLRADAAVTVALDTPYVLGSAKSPTLLATYSSSGASMTALAAVLAGKSRPGGRSPVVVPELPATTCGS, from the coding sequence ATGGGCGGCGTGCCGATTCGCCCGCGCCGCGCCGGCGTCGCCGTCGCCGCCCTGACCGCCCTGCTCGTGTCCGGCTGCTCCACCGGCCCGGGCCGCGCCGGGCCGGCCCCGTCCGCCCCGACCTCGGCGCCGGTGGCGACACCCACCACGACACCCGGGGCCGATCCCGCGGCCCGTGCCGCCGCTCTGGTCGGCACGTTGGGCGACGAGGACCTGGTCGGCCAGGTGCTGATGCCGTACGCGTACGGCAGCGCGGCGACGAAGGTCTCACCCGGCTCCGCGGCCGGCAACCAGGCGCTCGCCGGGGTGAACACCCCCGCCGAGATGATCGCCAAGTACCGGCTCGGCGGGCTGATCCTGGTCGGCTTCAGCGCCGACGACCCGACCAAGGGCAACCAGGAGACCACCAACGTCGACAACCCGAAACAGGTCCGCGAGCTGACCACCGGACTGCGCGAGGCGGCCGGGCGGCTGTCGACCGGTGCCGCCCCGTTCCTGATCGGCACCGACCAGGAGTACGGCGTGGTGACCCGGATCTCCGACGGCGTGACCGTGCTGCCCAGCTCGCTGGCCGCCGGAGCGGCCGGTGACCCGGCGCTGACCGAGGCCGCCTGGCGGGCCGCCGGCGCCGAGCTGGCCGCGATGGGGATCAACCTCGACTTCGCACCGGTCGCCGACGTGCTCGCCACCCGCAGCACCGTGATCGGCTCCCGGTCGTTCGGCGGCGACCCGAAGCGGGTCTCCGCGCAGGTCGGCGGCGCGGTCCGCGGACTCCAGGCCGCCGGGGTCGCCGCCACGCTGAAGCACTTCCCCGGGCACGGGCACAGCGCCGCCGACTCGCACCAGGAGCTGCCGGTGATCACCCAGTCCCGGGCGGCGCTGGAGGCGGGCGCCTGGCCGTCCTTCAAGGCCGGGATCGACACGGGGACCATGGCCGTGATGTCCGCCCACCTGGACGTGCGCGCGATCGATCCGGGCACCCCGGCGACCTTCTCCCACAAGCTGCTCACCGACGTGCTCCGCAACCAGCTCGGCTTCCAGGGCGTGGTGATCACCGACGGGATGAACATGGCGCCGGCGAAGCGCTGGTCGCCGGGGGAGGCCGCCGTGCGGGCGCTGAACGCCGGCAACGACCTGATCCTGATGACCCCGAACGTCGGGCAGGCGTACGACGGCCTGCTCGCCGCGCTGCGCGACGGTTCGCTGCCGCGGGCCCGGCTGGTGGACGCGGTGACCCGGGTGCTGACCATGAAGTTCCGGCTGGCCGGGCAGCCGGCGCCGGCGATGTCGACGCTCGACGACCCGGCGCACCGCGCGGCGGCCCAGGCGCTCGCCGGGGCGGCGGTGACCGTGCTGCGCGGCTCCTGCGGCGCCCCCGTCCGCGGCCCGGTGACCGTCACCTCCTCCGGAGGGCGGGACCGGACCCGGGCCCTGCTGACCGAGGCGCTGAAGGCCGCCGGGGTGCCGGTGGCGCCCAGCGGCGGGACGGTGGTGCATCTCGTCGGCTACGGCGACGGCGCCGGTGACCTGCGCGCGGACGCCGCCGTGACGGTCGCCCTGGACACCCCGTACGTGCTGGGGAGCGCGAAGTCGCCGACGCTGCTCGCCACCTACTCGTCGAGCGGGGCGTCGATGACGGCGCTGGCCGCGGTGCTGGCCGGGAAGTCCCGCCCGGGCGGCCGGTCGCCCGTGGTGGTCCCGGAACTGCCGGCCACCACCTGCGGCAGCTGA